A section of the Myxococcus virescens genome encodes:
- a CDS encoding DnaJ domain-containing protein, giving the protein MGAPVLLVHDDIANIAAVRRLLTREGYEVILATSAADALIAYGHHLPVLLVLAPGVESGRGHLVLEELLQHPDGKSARVLLLGESIPGFSAPVAQLPLEGAAFVELVDSLVKAPADADAWHVVENRERPLSGGGVSEATGAETESWHATPPPSVAGDPALANALFGDLAPLHQTDWELAAMTDAERSAHEAAQQRERQSTRDLDTAMERAHLEVEAQAMASIDSALAPDSADGWGESSQGQDWGSAVDGEPAGGDAQGASAGLEGEDAAPAEDAPPVGQLAWTEEAVSQPSMRTAALAPRLGDEGFFDVDTPEAPAGDALSAAEAELAAMRGGPSFDSVSTEGSPWTELPPDPEMEHAGRVGSGADGAGDVSGEAPSTEPEQTADAEPQAPSSETEDTWGTEAALGEPAGTSEPGQAAEESDAAAVSASNWELLEAELKAASAQSQDDEAPQASGVGDDWFDAESTETPKEQPRSIGEDWFDSDAEASSPAPEAPPVVETPAPGAGSFAVPALMAQWQAQQEEAERQLEEAHARVSAVTEALEREAALRRELEQQVQGLQERLAAEEEERSRESLLRAEAEAALEGLRQRESPSSRGAARAALAGDAQETGDLAALREELEAQVRLREEAETLTAEVEAQVRRFEDACAEAELRAIDAEARAEAETQAREAAELRAAASTQALQALEARLESEAAGRVVSEARAESESKARQAAESRVESAEDLTAVSEARIDAEARAREAAEARAEVEAQARLEADTRAQSLSRALEEVEARAELAARAQAEAEARAELAARALAEAEAQSERIARALADAEARVQAELGAGARVESVATALAEAEARAEIESAARVDAEARLASAEAALAEASARAEIEATARAEADARLESVATALAEADARAEIESAARVDAEARLESIATARAEAEARAEIEATARAEAEARAEIEATARVEAEARAEAEALARQEAEARITSESDARTGQEAEARANAEARAEKAEARAQQEAELRANAEAQADREAAARAEAEARAEQDAAARLEAEAHAERATAALKEAEARAERAVAALQEAEARAESAVAALQEAEARAESAVAALQEAEARVERAVAALQEAEARAESAAAALKDDGARAELSAVALKAAEARAESEAAARQAAEARAESEAVARREAEARAETEAEARVAAEARAEAEVAARSEIEARAVREAKLRAAIEVRAESEASSRTDADTRASRESEARAAAEARAEHEATLRVEAEVLAKAETQAREKAEAQATAEAERRAEAEARAEREAQARAEAEARAEREAQARAEAEARAEQEAQQRAEAEAQARREGESLAAEKARARTEEEHRVTAAAQAEAEARARREAEARAEAALKSAEEAEARAEAEAKRRAEAEARVQQSAQAEAEATARAKAEGRHRTALEVRLDAEATQRTTLESRLEEESRARSESESRLLAENTRISEELAELRLEHQQVRENLAKEREARESLEQSLEALRTESAEQRARSERERLELEERALRDAEEAAAQARASMLPLEAPPGRPELAVARSGSVTQDGLTKLVLRLCEARMEMRLELKVMNALRVLWLRDGALVGAVSSAQGESLVDRARADGLIDARQEGELRLVRSATTAALLDALRGRGYLRESEAVPLVQRYTEQVFLDALAEPSTLYRLVPEPAPHEVALAAATRPPLHLLAEALRNTLTSESLLEAAGSLRARVTRGDIHLAPDDFGLPSRDLQLLSQVDGEHTLEALLLGAGLPQDSALKSLAVARTLGLVSLEPATDEDAGDLPPELDVRRLEAKFEEIQDADYFAVLGLARSAGGEEVKRAYELLAAEFHPLRFAGHPDPALQHRAQQIRTVLAEAAQALGDDRLRAEYARSLLD; this is encoded by the coding sequence ATGGGCGCACCGGTTCTTCTCGTCCACGACGACATCGCCAATATCGCCGCCGTGCGGCGCCTGCTCACGCGTGAAGGCTACGAGGTCATCCTCGCCACCTCCGCCGCGGATGCCCTCATTGCGTACGGGCACCACCTGCCCGTGCTGCTCGTGCTCGCGCCCGGCGTGGAGAGTGGCCGGGGCCACCTCGTGCTGGAGGAGTTGCTCCAGCATCCGGATGGCAAGTCGGCCCGGGTGCTGCTCCTGGGCGAGTCCATCCCCGGCTTCAGCGCCCCCGTGGCCCAGCTGCCTCTGGAAGGGGCGGCCTTCGTCGAGCTGGTGGATTCGCTGGTCAAGGCTCCCGCGGATGCGGACGCCTGGCACGTGGTGGAGAACCGGGAGCGGCCTCTGTCGGGTGGAGGTGTCTCGGAGGCCACGGGGGCGGAGACGGAGTCCTGGCACGCGACCCCGCCACCCTCGGTGGCGGGCGACCCCGCGCTGGCGAATGCGCTCTTCGGGGATTTGGCGCCGCTGCACCAGACGGACTGGGAGCTGGCGGCGATGACGGACGCGGAGCGCTCCGCCCACGAGGCGGCGCAGCAACGCGAGCGTCAGAGCACGCGCGACCTGGACACCGCCATGGAGCGGGCGCACCTGGAGGTGGAAGCCCAGGCGATGGCCTCCATCGACTCGGCGCTGGCTCCGGACTCTGCGGATGGGTGGGGCGAGTCTTCACAGGGGCAGGACTGGGGCTCGGCGGTGGACGGTGAGCCGGCCGGAGGCGACGCGCAGGGAGCGTCCGCAGGGCTTGAGGGAGAGGACGCCGCGCCGGCCGAGGATGCGCCGCCAGTGGGACAGCTGGCCTGGACGGAGGAGGCTGTTTCTCAGCCGTCGATGCGCACGGCGGCCCTGGCGCCTCGGTTGGGTGATGAGGGGTTCTTCGACGTCGACACGCCGGAGGCCCCGGCGGGGGATGCCCTCTCCGCGGCGGAGGCGGAGCTGGCCGCGATGCGCGGCGGGCCCTCCTTCGACTCCGTGAGCACGGAGGGCTCGCCCTGGACGGAGCTGCCTCCGGACCCCGAGATGGAGCACGCGGGGCGCGTGGGCTCGGGGGCGGATGGGGCGGGCGATGTATCCGGTGAGGCGCCGTCCACGGAGCCCGAGCAGACGGCGGACGCCGAGCCGCAAGCGCCGTCATCGGAGACGGAAGACACGTGGGGCACGGAGGCGGCGCTCGGTGAGCCCGCGGGCACGTCGGAGCCGGGACAGGCCGCTGAGGAGTCGGACGCGGCGGCGGTCTCCGCGTCCAACTGGGAGTTGCTGGAGGCGGAGCTGAAAGCCGCGTCAGCCCAGTCCCAGGATGACGAGGCGCCGCAGGCGTCGGGCGTGGGGGATGACTGGTTCGACGCGGAGTCCACCGAGACGCCGAAGGAGCAGCCTCGCAGCATCGGGGAGGATTGGTTCGACTCGGACGCGGAGGCGTCGAGCCCCGCGCCAGAGGCGCCGCCCGTCGTCGAGACGCCCGCCCCAGGCGCCGGAAGCTTCGCGGTCCCCGCGCTGATGGCGCAGTGGCAGGCTCAGCAGGAGGAGGCGGAGCGCCAGCTCGAGGAAGCTCACGCGCGTGTGAGCGCTGTCACCGAGGCGCTGGAGCGGGAAGCTGCGCTGCGCCGCGAACTCGAGCAGCAGGTCCAGGGGCTCCAGGAGCGGCTCGCGGCGGAAGAAGAGGAGCGTTCGCGGGAGTCCTTGCTGCGGGCGGAAGCCGAAGCGGCGCTGGAAGGGCTCCGTCAGCGGGAGTCGCCTTCGTCCAGGGGCGCCGCCAGGGCGGCCCTGGCGGGCGACGCGCAGGAGACTGGCGACCTCGCGGCGCTGCGCGAGGAGTTGGAAGCGCAAGTCCGGCTCCGCGAGGAAGCGGAGACGCTCACCGCCGAGGTCGAGGCCCAGGTCCGCCGGTTCGAGGATGCCTGCGCGGAGGCGGAGCTGCGGGCCATCGACGCGGAGGCCCGCGCGGAGGCCGAGACGCAGGCCCGTGAGGCAGCGGAGCTTCGCGCCGCGGCGAGCACGCAGGCCTTGCAGGCGCTTGAAGCGCGCCTGGAGTCAGAGGCGGCGGGGCGAGTCGTTTCGGAGGCCCGCGCCGAGTCGGAGTCCAAGGCGCGTCAGGCCGCGGAGAGCCGGGTCGAGTCCGCCGAGGACCTGACCGCGGTGTCGGAAGCGCGCATCGACGCGGAGGCCCGTGCCCGCGAGGCCGCGGAGGCCCGCGCCGAGGTGGAGGCCCAGGCGCGGCTCGAAGCGGACACGCGTGCGCAGAGCCTGTCGCGAGCCCTTGAGGAAGTAGAGGCACGCGCGGAGCTGGCGGCGCGTGCACAGGCGGAGGCAGAGGCACGTGCGGAGCTGGCGGCGCGTGCGTTGGCGGAGGCGGAAGCCCAATCGGAACGGATTGCTCGGGCCCTGGCAGACGCCGAGGCGCGTGTGCAGGCGGAGCTCGGTGCGGGTGCCCGTGTGGAGTCCGTGGCCACGGCGCTGGCCGAGGCCGAGGCCCGAGCCGAGATTGAATCCGCGGCCCGCGTGGATGCCGAAGCACGGCTGGCGTCAGCAGAGGCGGCGCTTGCCGAGGCCTCCGCGCGAGCGGAGATTGAGGCCACGGCGCGCGCCGAAGCCGACGCCCGGTTGGAATCGGTCGCGACGGCTCTGGCTGAGGCGGATGCCCGGGCGGAGATTGAGTCCGCGGCTCGCGTGGACGCCGAGGCGCGTCTGGAGTCCATCGCCACGGCGCGTGCCGAGGCAGAAGCCCGAGCCGAGATTGAAGCCACGGCGCGTGCCGAGGCAGAAGCCCGGGCCGAGATTGAGGCAACGGCGCGCGTGGAAGCTGAAGCGCGTGCTGAAGCCGAGGCGTTGGCTCGCCAGGAGGCGGAAGCCCGCATCACCTCTGAGTCTGATGCTCGCACCGGACAGGAAGCGGAGGCCCGCGCAAACGCAGAGGCCCGCGCGGAGAAGGCGGAAGCCCGGGCTCAGCAAGAAGCGGAGCTACGTGCAAACGCAGAGGCGCAGGCTGACCGCGAGGCTGCGGCCCGGGCGGAGGCCGAAGCCCGAGCGGAGCAAGACGCCGCTGCACGACTTGAGGCCGAAGCCCACGCTGAGCGCGCGACAGCTGCGCTGAAAGAAGCCGAGGCCCGAGCGGAGCGCGCAGTAGCCGCATTGCAAGAAGCCGAGGCCCGGGCTGAGAGCGCAGTAGCCGCATTGCAAGAAGCCGAAGCCCGAGCTGAGAGCGCAGTAGCCGCATTGCAAGAAGCCGAAGCCCGAGTTGAGCGCGCAGTAGCCGCATTGCAAGAAGCCGAAGCCCGAGCTGAGAGCGCGGCTGCCGCATTGAAGGACGACGGGGCTCGAGCTGAGCTTTCGGCCGTCGCGCTGAAAGCCGCGGAGGCCCGAGCCGAGAGCGAAGCCGCCGCACGGCAAGCCGCGGAGGCCCGAGCCGAAAGTGAGGCCGTCGCGCGACGCGAAGCCGAAGCCCGCGCGGAAACCGAGGCCGAGGCGCGAGTCGCAGCCGAGGCCCGCGCCGAAGCAGAGGTCGCCGCACGGTCCGAAATAGAGGCCCGCGCCGTGCGCGAGGCGAAGTTGCGTGCGGCAATCGAGGTCCGTGCGGAGAGCGAGGCGTCCTCGCGAACCGATGCGGACACGCGTGCTTCCCGTGAATCCGAGGCGCGAGCCGCCGCCGAGGCGCGTGCCGAGCACGAGGCCACGTTGCGCGTCGAAGCCGAGGTGCTAGCGAAGGCGGAGACCCAGGCTCGCGAGAAGGCGGAAGCACAGGCTACCGCGGAGGCGGAGCGCCGCGCGGAAGCCGAAGCCCGAGCCGAACGTGAAGCGCAGGCCCGCGCGGAAGCCGAAGCCCGCGCCGAGCGCGAAGCGCAGGCCCGTGCTGAAGCGGAAGCTCGCGCCGAGCAGGAGGCCCAGCAGCGCGCCGAAGCAGAAGCACAGGCCCGGCGAGAAGGAGAGTCCCTCGCCGCCGAGAAGGCACGTGCCCGTACGGAAGAAGAACACCGCGTCACCGCCGCCGCCCAGGCCGAAGCCGAGGCCCGGGCACGGCGCGAAGCGGAAGCCCGCGCCGAAGCCGCCCTGAAGTCCGCCGAGGAGGCGGAGGCCCGAGCCGAAGCCGAGGCGAAGCGCCGTGCCGAGGCCGAAGCTCGCGTCCAGCAATCCGCCCAGGCCGAAGCCGAAGCGACCGCTCGCGCGAAGGCCGAAGGCCGCCACCGAACGGCCCTCGAAGTCCGCCTGGACGCGGAGGCAACGCAGCGCACGACGCTGGAGTCCCGGCTCGAAGAAGAGTCCCGCGCCCGCAGCGAGTCCGAGTCCCGGCTCCTCGCGGAGAACACCCGAATCTCCGAGGAGCTCGCCGAGCTCCGCCTGGAGCACCAGCAGGTCCGAGAAAACCTGGCGAAAGAGCGTGAAGCACGTGAGTCCCTCGAGCAATCCCTGGAGGCACTGCGCACCGAGTCCGCCGAACAGCGGGCCCGCTCCGAACGCGAGCGCCTGGAGCTGGAGGAGCGCGCGCTCCGAGACGCGGAGGAAGCCGCCGCCCAGGCCCGAGCATCCATGCTTCCCCTGGAAGCTCCTCCCGGCAGACCCGAGCTGGCTGTGGCCCGCAGTGGCAGCGTCACCCAGGACGGCCTGACGAAGCTGGTGCTCCGGCTCTGCGAGGCCCGCATGGAGATGCGGTTGGAGCTGAAGGTGATGAACGCCCTGCGCGTCCTCTGGCTGCGGGACGGGGCGCTTGTGGGGGCCGTCTCCTCCGCGCAGGGGGAGTCGTTGGTCGACCGGGCCCGCGCGGACGGGCTCATCGACGCGCGGCAGGAAGGCGAGCTGCGGCTGGTGCGCAGCGCCACCACGGCCGCGCTGCTGGACGCACTGCGGGGACGTGGCTACCTGCGGGAGTCCGAAGCCGTGCCCCTGGTTCAGCGCTACACCGAGCAGGTCTTCCTGGACGCGCTGGCGGAGCCCTCGACGCTCTACCGCCTGGTGCCGGAGCCGGCGCCGCACGAGGTGGCGCTCGCCGCCGCCACGCGTCCACCGCTGCACCTGTTGGCCGAGGCCCTGCGCAACACCCTCACCTCCGAATCCCTGCTGGAGGCCGCCGGGAGCCTGCGCGCGCGCGTCACCCGCGGCGACATCCACCTGGCCCCGGATGACTTCGGCCTGCCTTCGCGGGACCTCCAGCTCCTGTCCCAGGTGGACGGAGAGCACACGCTGGAGGCGCTGCTCCTGGGCGCGGGGCTGCCGCAGGACTCGGCCTTGAAGTCGCTCGCGGTGGCGCGGACGCTGGGGCTCGTCTCGCTGGAGCCCGCCACGGATGAAGACGCGGGCGACCTGCCGCCGGAGCTGGACGTCCGGCGCCTGGAAGCCAAGTTCGAGGAGATTCAAGACGCGGACTACTTCGCGGTGCTGGGGCTGGCCCGCTCGGCGGGGGGCGAGGAGGTCAAACGCGCCTACGAGCTGCTGGCCGCCGAGTTCCACCCGCTGCGCTTCGCGGGACATCCCGACCCGGCGCTCCAGCACCGAGCGCAGCAGATTCGCACCGTGCTCGCCGAGGCCGCCCAGGCCCTAGGAGACGACCGGCTGCGCGCGGAGTACGCCCGGAGCCTGCTCGACTGA
- the priA gene encoding replication restart helicase PriA, producing MEQRPLWSGADAAPAKAPTTRGSRAVRTSGVKSRRELSEPAAAATVRAEVSTPVLASIAVGRPVRGEFTYTLPDELAGRLEPGQRVLVPFGRGTALGFYLGPASPPTGEKVRLKAVQRVLEDSPSLPKDLIALLRFAAVHYRYPLGEVIRGALPPGLSKAVEEKEARPDVQHFAVALVNEVPPELSRAPAQSAALAYLLAVGGSAPLEEVAHAIPGARETLKKLATRGFARLEEKTVEASVKEGLIQGRPDHLTPEQDAAGVVLRAALDAATFQPFLLHGVTGSGKTEVYLRAAEHALSLGKGSLILVPEIALTPQLVGRFRSRFGAEVAVLHSALKDRERLFHWQALRRGDVKIAVGVRSAVFAPVDNLGLIVVDEEHDPSFKQEEKLRYQARDLAVVRGKQAGAVVVLGSATPALETLENVKRGRYQLLELKHRVDDRPMPTIELVDLRVERPREGVVTEEAPILSPPLLAAMAETIGRGQQVILFLNRRGHSTVLLCEVCGLSLKCSECDVCLTHHRSQNRVVCHYCGLAMPVPEQCLECTGPMLKLGIGTERVEAEVLERIPTARVARLDRDSASSAERLTEMLASFARRELDVLVGTQMVAKGHDFPGVTLVCVVMADTSLSIPDFRAAERTFHLLTQVSGRAGRGKDPGRVLVQTYNPDAEPVRRVLAHDFDGFANQELEWRKALAYPPYSRMAAVRLEGEHPEQTASVARSLGNLVSRHMPPASAGVRMLGPALAPISRIRGKTRWQLLLKGPTHTALAPLLARLEAALVDVPSTVKVVIDVDPGAML from the coding sequence ATGGAACAGCGACCCTTGTGGAGCGGGGCGGACGCGGCGCCCGCGAAGGCCCCCACGACGCGGGGTTCCAGGGCGGTGCGCACCTCCGGTGTGAAAAGCCGCCGGGAACTGTCCGAGCCCGCCGCCGCCGCTACAGTGCGCGCCGAAGTGAGCACTCCCGTCCTGGCCTCCATCGCCGTTGGCCGCCCCGTCCGGGGCGAGTTCACCTACACCCTGCCGGACGAACTGGCGGGCCGCCTGGAGCCGGGGCAGCGCGTGCTGGTGCCCTTCGGCCGGGGCACGGCGCTGGGCTTCTACCTGGGGCCTGCGTCTCCGCCGACTGGCGAGAAGGTGCGGCTCAAGGCCGTCCAGCGCGTGCTGGAGGACTCGCCGTCCTTGCCCAAGGACCTCATCGCGCTGCTGCGCTTCGCGGCCGTGCACTACCGCTATCCGCTGGGTGAGGTGATTCGCGGCGCGCTGCCGCCCGGCCTGTCGAAGGCCGTGGAGGAGAAGGAAGCCAGGCCGGACGTGCAGCACTTCGCGGTGGCGCTCGTCAACGAGGTGCCGCCGGAGCTGTCGCGCGCGCCCGCCCAGTCCGCCGCGCTCGCGTATCTGCTGGCCGTGGGAGGCAGCGCGCCGTTGGAAGAGGTCGCCCACGCGATTCCTGGCGCGCGCGAGACGCTAAAGAAGCTGGCCACGCGCGGCTTCGCCCGGCTGGAGGAGAAGACGGTGGAGGCCAGCGTGAAGGAGGGCCTGATTCAAGGCCGTCCGGACCACCTGACGCCGGAGCAGGACGCGGCGGGCGTGGTGCTGCGCGCGGCCCTGGACGCGGCCACCTTCCAGCCCTTCCTCCTGCACGGCGTCACCGGCAGCGGGAAGACGGAGGTGTACCTGCGCGCGGCCGAGCATGCGCTGTCGCTGGGGAAGGGCAGCCTCATCCTGGTGCCGGAAATCGCGCTGACGCCGCAGCTGGTCGGCCGCTTCCGCAGCCGCTTCGGCGCGGAGGTGGCGGTGCTTCACTCGGCGTTGAAGGACCGGGAGCGGCTCTTCCACTGGCAGGCGCTGCGCCGCGGCGACGTGAAGATTGCCGTGGGCGTGCGCTCGGCGGTGTTCGCGCCGGTGGACAACCTGGGGCTCATCGTCGTGGACGAGGAGCACGACCCGTCCTTCAAGCAGGAGGAGAAGCTGCGCTACCAGGCGCGCGACCTGGCCGTCGTGCGCGGCAAGCAGGCCGGCGCGGTGGTGGTGCTGGGCTCGGCCACGCCCGCGCTGGAGACGCTGGAGAACGTGAAGCGCGGGCGCTACCAGCTACTGGAGCTGAAGCACCGCGTGGATGACCGGCCCATGCCCACCATCGAGCTGGTGGACCTGCGCGTGGAGCGTCCGCGCGAGGGCGTGGTGACGGAAGAGGCGCCCATCCTCAGTCCTCCATTGCTGGCGGCGATGGCGGAGACGATTGGCCGCGGGCAGCAGGTCATCCTCTTCCTCAACCGCCGGGGCCACAGCACCGTCCTCCTGTGCGAGGTGTGCGGCCTGTCGCTCAAGTGCAGCGAGTGTGACGTGTGCCTCACGCACCACCGCTCGCAGAACCGGGTGGTGTGCCACTACTGCGGCCTGGCCATGCCGGTGCCGGAGCAGTGTCTGGAGTGCACGGGCCCCATGCTCAAGCTGGGCATCGGCACCGAGCGTGTGGAGGCGGAGGTGCTGGAGCGCATCCCCACCGCGCGCGTCGCCCGGTTGGACCGGGACTCGGCCAGCAGCGCCGAGCGGCTGACGGAGATGCTGGCCTCGTTCGCGCGCCGGGAACTGGATGTCCTGGTGGGCACGCAGATGGTGGCCAAGGGGCACGACTTTCCGGGCGTGACGCTGGTGTGTGTCGTCATGGCGGACACGTCCCTTTCCATCCCGGACTTCCGTGCCGCCGAGCGCACCTTCCATTTGCTCACCCAGGTGTCCGGCCGCGCGGGCCGGGGCAAGGACCCGGGCCGGGTGCTGGTGCAGACCTACAATCCGGACGCGGAGCCGGTCCGGCGCGTGCTGGCCCATGACTTCGACGGCTTCGCCAATCAAGAACTGGAGTGGCGCAAGGCGCTGGCCTACCCTCCCTATTCACGCATGGCCGCCGTCCGCCTGGAGGGGGAGCACCCCGAACAGACGGCCAGTGTGGCGCGCTCCCTGGGGAACCTCGTCTCCCGGCACATGCCCCCTGCGTCCGCCGGGGTCCGCATGCTGGGGCCGGCCCTGGCGCCCATCTCCCGCATCCGTGGCAAGACGCGCTGGCAGCTCCTCTTGAAGGGGCCAACGCATACGGCGCTTGCCCCGCTGCTCGCCCGGCTGGAAGCGGCCCTGGTCGATGTTCCTTCCACGGTGAAGGTCGTGATCGACGTGGATCCGGGGGCCATGCTGTAG
- a CDS encoding glutathione S-transferase family protein, protein MKVYGLPMSTATRSVLTTLAEKGQEAELVLVDLTKGEQKSPAHLALHPFGVIPAFEDDDGFRLYESRAIIRYLDRKLPGPSLTPSDVHAYARMEQFISVEQCYFSPAAMKVIWERLFKKLMGGGTPDEARISEGLQGVERVFGIIEPVLGKQQYLAGDSFSLAEVTWMPYMDFFVAAGGAELVGKHPNVAAWWERVRSRPSWKKVTGA, encoded by the coding sequence ATGAAGGTGTACGGCCTCCCGATGAGCACTGCCACGCGTTCGGTCCTCACCACCCTGGCGGAGAAGGGCCAGGAGGCGGAGCTCGTCCTCGTCGACCTCACGAAGGGGGAGCAGAAGAGCCCCGCGCACCTGGCGCTCCACCCCTTCGGCGTCATCCCCGCCTTCGAGGACGATGACGGCTTCCGGCTCTACGAGTCGCGCGCCATCATCCGCTATCTGGACCGCAAGCTGCCGGGGCCCTCGCTGACGCCGTCCGACGTGCATGCGTACGCGCGCATGGAGCAGTTCATCAGCGTGGAGCAGTGTTACTTCTCGCCCGCCGCGATGAAGGTCATCTGGGAGCGCCTCTTCAAGAAGTTGATGGGCGGCGGCACGCCGGACGAGGCGCGCATCAGCGAGGGCCTGCAGGGTGTCGAGCGCGTCTTCGGCATCATCGAGCCGGTGCTGGGCAAGCAGCAGTACCTGGCGGGAGACAGCTTCTCGCTCGCCGAGGTGACGTGGATGCCCTACATGGACTTCTTCGTCGCCGCGGGCGGCGCGGAGCTCGTCGGCAAGCACCCGAACGTGGCGGCCTGGTGGGAGCGCGTCCGGAGCCGTCCTTCGTGGAAGAAGGTCACCGGGGCCTGA
- the galU gene encoding UTP--glucose-1-phosphate uridylyltransferase GalU has product MASKTSKVEPLIRKCVIPAAGLGTRFLPATKAVPKEMLPIVDTPTLQYIVEEAVSAGIEDVVLINGRGKGAIEDHFDIGFELETTLRARGKEAEADKLRAIADLVRVVSIRQKEPKGLGHAVLCAKSVVGDEPFGVLLGDDMIDAEEPGIRQLARVYRQYNQAVIALMEVPESETHMYGIAAGTDLGDGVMRIDRIVEKPKKGTAPSNLAVIGRYVLPPDIFPILENQTPGVGGEIQLTDGLATLQQSKGLLGYRFKGQRYDAGDKVGYLKANIAYALKRPDLRAGLLEYMREVVKTEKP; this is encoded by the coding sequence ATGGCCTCCAAAACCTCGAAGGTAGAGCCCCTCATCCGCAAGTGTGTCATCCCGGCAGCCGGCCTGGGCACGCGCTTCCTGCCGGCGACCAAGGCGGTTCCCAAGGAGATGCTGCCTATCGTCGATACGCCGACGCTCCAGTACATCGTGGAAGAGGCGGTATCCGCAGGCATCGAGGATGTCGTCCTCATCAACGGCCGCGGCAAGGGCGCCATCGAGGACCACTTCGACATCGGTTTCGAACTGGAGACGACGCTGCGTGCGCGCGGCAAGGAGGCCGAGGCCGACAAGCTGCGCGCCATCGCGGACCTCGTGCGCGTCGTCAGCATCCGTCAGAAGGAGCCCAAGGGACTGGGCCACGCGGTGCTGTGCGCCAAGAGCGTCGTCGGCGACGAGCCCTTCGGCGTGCTGCTGGGCGACGACATGATTGACGCCGAGGAGCCGGGAATCCGCCAGCTCGCTCGCGTGTACCGCCAGTACAACCAGGCGGTCATCGCGCTCATGGAGGTGCCGGAGAGTGAGACGCACATGTACGGCATCGCCGCGGGCACGGACCTGGGGGATGGCGTCATGCGCATCGACCGCATCGTGGAGAAGCCGAAGAAGGGCACCGCGCCCTCCAACCTCGCCGTCATCGGCCGCTATGTGCTGCCGCCCGACATCTTCCCCATCCTGGAGAACCAGACGCCGGGTGTGGGCGGTGAAATCCAGCTCACCGATGGCCTGGCCACGCTCCAGCAGTCGAAGGGGCTGCTCGGCTACCGCTTCAAGGGTCAGCGCTATGACGCGGGCGACAAGGTGGGGTACCTGAAGGCCAACATCGCCTACGCGCTCAAGCGTCCGGACCTGCGTGCCGGGCTGCTCGAGTACATGCGTGAAGTCGTGAAGACGGAGAAGCCGTGA